A window of Gossypium hirsutum isolate 1008001.06 chromosome D13, Gossypium_hirsutum_v2.1, whole genome shotgun sequence genomic DNA:
TATGAGAACAGTTTATTAACATATCAATTTGATAAGTTTTGATAAAAAGtactaacaatattaatatttagattgaaatcttcaaatcaaataaataagaAGACTTCTTTTTTAAGTACAatgaataaattttaagaatattttaatcAGTTTTGTTTGAACCGGACTTGACTAGTCCATTGGATAGGAAGTAACCGAAAGATCAATATGGAAAGTAATtttgaaatgattaaatcaaaaaccATTACAAACCGGTTAAACCAACTAAAACTCCATTCaactgaaaatttttaaaaattttaaaaattttaaaaaattttaaaaaattgattttatccTTAATTAACTTCAACTCAAAATAAAAAGTATGTTAATTGAGAGTCGGTCTTAGCAGGCCATCCGGCCCAACAACAGCGAATGAAGAAAAAGGGTAGGCGAAACGAGAAAACCTTCTTGcctttattatttaatccttaacCAGCGAGTAAGAGAAGACAGTGATCCTCACCGCTCACTCTCTTAGGTCTTGGCTCCTACTCTTCACGCAACTCTACCTACCATTCCGATGGCAACCACCGCCGATAAACCCCTCGCTACCGCAAGAAACTCCGCGGCTCCATCCTCCGTCGCCAATTCATCCGCAGAACCGATCTCTAAGAAGACCGCGGAGCCCGCTCTGCCTTCCACCGATAAGTTAGATCCTCCTAGCTCTGATACTTCTGCTTCTGAAGTACCTCTTAAGGAGAGCGAGGGTTCGAAGACTGGCGGGACTGCTGGGGGCTCCGTCTCTGGGGGTGGCAGCGCTCCCGTTAGCGACATCCAGAAGAAGATTCGCCGAGCTGAGCGGTTCGGCGTACCGGTCCAGTTGTCTGAGCAAGAGAAGCGTAATTCTAGGGCTGAGAGGTAACTACTTTAATCTCCCCGGGTTTATCGGGTATTCagggtttttctttttggttttgtaCCTAGTCGATGAGAACTTCTAACGATAAGAgaagaatttgattttttattttgattgattTCTGAAAATGTCTATTCGGATAAATTTCTTGAAATGGCATTCGATTCTTGGATCTTGAGGTGCTTAGAACCATAGATTATTGCTATTGAATTCGTTCCTGTAGTTTTTCCTTTTGTCTTGCTCTTCATGTTGGAGCTTATCGTATCCtggattttattaatttatccgTTGATTCTCTAGAGGTGACTATAACCCAATTAGATCAAAGTCTTACCTAGTTACTAAGCTTGCTTGCATGTTCGCCTGGGACAACTTGGCAATTTAAGGCAAATCTTAACTTAGTTCTATATAATTAGAGGGAAACTATATGGCTTCTTAAAGCAGTGTTACAAGGAACGGAGATCAGTCTGATATTAAAACGAAAATTGAAAGGTAACTTGCTACTTTTGTGAAACCTAAGTCGATAGGGTAGTCTTATCCAGCTAAGTTTAGCAAGAACAAAATACTATAAATTGGATGTGTGTGTAtggtttttaatataaatacataattcTAATTAAATGAATAGATAAATTTTGAAGTTCCTGAATGATTTGTTTTACGTTATAATTTTGGAGTGAACAATTTATTAAGGGACTTTAGTCTTACTGAATTGGGTTGCTAGTGTTCCTTGATGGGAACGTGCAAACCAATTTGAAAATGGCTGGGAAGATAGTGTTTTCCTGTAACAGAGCCTTAAAATGTTGTAATAGAAGAGTTTTGTTGGTGGTAAAGCTGTAGCTGTGGATGTTGACTTTCATTTCTTGACTTCTTTTTGTTTCTAACTTGTTGAGTGTGGACCAACCATTTTGCAGGTTCGGCACTGGGCCCAGCACGAATGGATCAGAAGCATCTAAGCAATCAGAGGACTTGAAGAGGAAAGCCAGAGCAGAGAGGTTTTGTTCTTTATACCCTTTATGGGGCTGAATATGTGGCTtacatttgcatttttattcagtttgttgtttttgttgtGGTTTCTCAGGTTTGGGCTTTCTGTACCCACTACGGCTGCTGATGAGGAGGCCAAAAAGAAAGCACGTCTTGCCAGATTTGCACAAGATTCCAAACCTGATACGGTggaagaggagaaaagaaaagcgaGGGCAATTAGGTATGTTCTACTGCTGAAAAgctgtttgatttaattttagaGATATATAAATGCCTTTCTAGAAATCTGTACGAAAAGGTGTATTGAACTTTGATTTATCTCGTCTTTCCAGGTTCTCTAATCCTCCATCAAGTACATCATCACAGGTGAATGGGAAGGGAAATATTGAGCCAGTAAGGCCTAAATTAGTTGTTTCTCTAGTGGATTTATTAGATAGGAGCAATTCAAGTGTTTTATAGGTGCTGTCCGAGATGTTGATTGATATACCTTTTTTTGTTAGGAGGCTCCTATTGCTGGAAAGGCTGGTGGAGGACCCTAAATACAAAATTTCCCTACCTAGTTAAAAGGTGACTTTGGAGATATGAATTGCTTTGATCTTCTATATATGCATTGCACAATACTCGAATATACTAGATCCATTCTATTACTCATACTTTTCATTTTCAGGTCTAGTAGTGTTGTAACAACTTGTATCCGTAGCGGCTTCTTTACAATGTTATCTTTCCAACCTCAGAATTATTAGATGTGGTACTCCTTCATCCTCAGATAAATTGCTAAAGCAGTGAAAGGTTTCGTTGGTAGTTTGGATGGCATTTTTCTCATTTCGGGCATAACTACTGTTTCTATTGACTTGGTGAGGCCTATAGAGGAATCAGTGATCACCTGTAGTGTTAACCTATCTCAAATCCTACCAAAAGCATTAAAACCTCTCGGATAAGGGCTAGAAAATTTCAACTTTTCCTTTTGATGATATGATTGAGAAAGTATGGAGTGGTTGGTAATTTccatctagaaaaaaaattttgatttgttctctTGCCATGGTAATATTTGGGGATTTTATATTCTTCCAAGTTGCATGGTATGACCAAATTCGAGACGGCAGTAGTATCCAAATTGAGTCTGACATCTATTTCTTCGggttaaataattttaagtagTAGATGATACATTCTCATAAATATCTAAAAGCAAGTTTAGTTTCCATTTTATTCTGGTTTCTACATGTTAGGGTCTTATGTctctttctttcttgtttttttttttttaagtgtgACTTTGGCTATAGGACAAATGAACTTAAATGCCTTTTATATAAGCAAACGTGGATaacattttttttgtgtttaacaTTGAAATGCTTTGGTGTAGGGGTTTGTAGGAGGCTTATTTTGTTCAGTAATCTCTGACTGTTTTCATGTTACTTTGTTCTAAATAGTTAAAAAAGGAAATAGAATCATTTGTTGGATATATTCTCGAGCATGCATGTACTCATGAGCTCGTTTGCAAGTTTGCATGCATAAGTTTGCATTTTTGTACATGTATCTGCTCATGATACTCGTGGCTCAGATGGCATAATTGAACTCGATTAGTTAGTTTTCCGTGAGAAATTATGAATGCAGTGCTGTTGTGCATAGGATACTACTGCTGTCAGCTTTTGATCATGAGAGGCATATTAAAAATTGGGAATTGTTTTACAATGTTAATATTGAATGGGGAGAGTTCCTGAAATTTTCCGGGTTTTACTTTGAGATAAGTGATTTGAGATAAGTGAACCGTAACCCAGTTTAAGGTGATTGCTAGCTTCCCTACGGTCTCACCAGGTGAATTAGCTGATCTACGCTGCAAGGTAATTATTCTGCGAATGAAGGCTCCTAATGTTTTTCTCTGTTTTTAGGTAATGTAATTTTTTGTTCTTGTGCAAGGATGAAGTGTTAATACCAAATTAACAGTACTTAGATACTTAGGAATTTTCTTTTGGTTGGAAATTTTTCTATGGAAGACCGGTTAAACATCTCGAGGGAGAAGCAAAATCTAACATAATTTACAAAGTTCTGGTTCAAATCATCTCACTTTCATTACGTATTTggtatttgttttccttttttgaaaaataaattgtagATCATCtctctttaaaaattttgggtttttttttattgatgaaaaaCATTCAAAGAATTTCAAGCAATACGCCAAAGAATTTTCTGCAACTTTTTTCATGAAAGAAAAACAATATTTAAATGGCTTAATTGTGATAACTTTAATTTCTTGGTTTTCGTCttgtaaatttgtttttaattttaaaacataaatatatttgaaagtaAAAGAGtatctcttttttcttcatcttaaaattttattacacaatgaaaagaaattgggtattttttttctcttttagcgAGGTAAATGAAATCCAAGGTTTAGATTTATCCATAAGggttaaaaaaaacattttggtTATTATGGTGTTCATTTTAAGAATTTGACTATAGTAATATATCTAACAAATACTTGTTTCATTGGTTGCGGGTCAAAATTAGTGAGTTTATTAAGAATTTCAATTGATTAAATGAGGTTTTTTTTGACTTACTTGAATTTGTCTGATTTGTTGAATATGTAGAGCGGTTACCTAGATAAATAtttaaagtaattttaaaaaaatttataatttttggagATCTTGGAAAATCTATCAAGAATCTCAATTTGTAGATTGATTTTAATCTCAACCATCGATATAATTTAAATTGTATTGTTGGATCTAGAAGATTTGAACCATAAGCAGAGGTTTTCCTCTCGTTTGGAATATCTGAAATTAATGGGTTTAATAACAAGTATGCTATGCCAGAAATTGGCTTTCCTTCTTGGCCGCAGAATAGACATTGCCTTTTAGTTGTCAAACCATTAATTCTGAATACTTTCTTAAATCCAAATTAGTACCCTAGtctaagtttaatttttgttgtGCAGGATTCATTGTATGGCATGCACAGAGTATACTTTTAAACTTACGGGAGATTTTCTTTTAAAGATTTGCTATGTTGATCAAAAAGAGAGCAGGAAATATTTAGAAAGACGTTTTTTGCTATGCCAAAAATAGGGCTTTCCTCCTTGGCCACAGAATAGGCACTGCCTTTTAGCCGTCAAACCATTAATTCCGAATATTTTCTTAAATCCAATATTAATTAGTATCCCTAGtctaagtttaatttttgttgtGTAGGATCCATTGTATGGTAAGCACAGAGCATAATTTTAAACTTACGAGAGATTTTCTTTTAAAGATTGACCTATGTTGATTAGAAAGAGAACAAGAAACATTTAGAAAGACATGTTTTTTAAAACACCctgatatttttatttagaaGCTATTTGATGATTACAACTgaaaattgttttcttttatatataggGAAAATCTGGAGGAGGAGTTTTTTAGGACTTGTTCCTCAAACTACTTTTACAAACAAATATGATAAGGAGGAATCTCCTTTACATAACAAACAAACTTATTTTAATGactcatataataaataaatgtacTTTTTTGACTTACTTTTATATAACAAATAAACTTACTTGTTGACTCATACAAAATAGTGAAACATCTAATCACATCTAACCACTTTCATAATCTGTACTAACATCAGAAGTGAAGTTTAGTTCTTTTAtcatctttgttttttcttttttagctcTACAACATTTTATTTCCATCTGTTCAATTTTTTGTTTAAGACCATCATGTGAGCTGTCAATATTATTTTCTACTTCCATAGGTGATGTCTTTTCTTGCAAATTAGTCCAAGTTGACGTGTTTTCTATTGCGCTGCTAGAAAATCATGGATAGTTTTGTGACCATTCTTTTGGATTTGGTATATTTGACTGGTAATCTTTTGATGCCTTTTTCAACTGTTCTTGATAAGGTGTCGGTGGTTTAATCCTTATGTCCCATGGTGCTAATGTATCTCCTGGGGGCCATATATATACTGGAATAATTCTATTTACCTGGcacaaatatttttgtaaatccTTATAATTATAAGGATTTGAACTAACctctaaaaaatatgttttatgtATTCAAGCACTAGGAAATGACCCTAATTGTGTTGCTGGACCATTCTGCATAAAGTACTGAGCTTTGTAAAAGATAATCACAATATATTGTGCCCTGGTATCTTTGAGTTTTTATTTCATGAACATGTCTATTCATTATTTTAAAGGATAAAACCatttaaagaaaatgactaaattcttCATCTCTGGACTAATTTCATCTTGGGCAGTCATAGTCAGAAAATATAAAAGATCTTCAATGAAGAATTCTATCCCAATATGAAACAGGTGTGTTAAATACCACATTATCCATTTTAATTCATCAGGGAATTCGGTGAACTGAAATTTAAGTggatgaataaatgaatattctGGGTGAAGTCCCAATGGTTTAAGAATTAATCCACCAAAATCTCGAAATATATTAAGTTGGTAAGAAAACATCATATTTTTGGCCTCTTTGTGGAATCTTTTTTCCATGATTAGACTCAACACTTCTGGAGGATGTTCTGGATGAGAATTTGGAAGGTAAGGTGTAGAAAAAGAAGAAGGTGGGGGTTGAGTTTTCTTGGATTTTGATGATGAAGGTTTTATCATGAAATTTTCAAATGGCCTTGATAGAATATCAACAAGAACATTGGTTTTCTCTTTAATGTGTTTAACATCAAAAGAATATTTGGAAAACCATTCTGACCGTCTAAACAAGTGAGGATGAGGTTTATCCTTTTGTTTGAATTTTAGCATTTTAGGAAATAAGGACATGTCCATTTCAACAAGAAAGTGATTTCTTATAAGatgaaattcaaatttagatATACCTTTCTTTACTGCAAGGATTTATTTGAAAGTGGAGTGGTAATAAATTCCAACATTGGTGAATCTTCCACTTTATAGCCACAGATGTCTTT
This region includes:
- the LOC107920028 gene encoding protein MODIFIER OF SNC1 11 isoform X3, producing the protein MATTADKPLATARNSAAPSSVANSSAEPISKKTAEPALPSTDKLDPPSSDTSASEVPLKESEGSKTGGTAGGSVSGGGSAPVSDIQKKIRRAERFGVPVQLSEQEKRNSRAERFGTGPSTNGSEASKQSEDLKRKARAERFGLSVPTTAADEEAKKKARLARFAQDSKPDTVEEEKRKARAIRFSNPPSSTSSQEAPIAGKAGGGP
- the LOC107920028 gene encoding protein MODIFIER OF SNC1 11 isoform X1; its protein translation is MATTADKPLATARNSAAPSSVANSSAEPISKKTAEPALPSTDKLDPPSSDTSASEVPLKESEGSKTGGTAGGSVSGGGSAPVSDIQKKIRRAERFGVPVQLSEQEKRNSRAERFGTGPSTNGSEASKQSEDLKRKARAERFGLSVPTTAADEEAKKKARLARFAQDSKPDTVEEEKRKARAIRFSNPPSSTSSQVNGKGNIEPEAPIAGKAGGGP
- the LOC107920028 gene encoding protein MODIFIER OF SNC1 11 isoform X4, producing the protein MATTADKPLATARNSAAPSSVANSSAEPISKKTAEPALPSTDKLDPPSSDTSASEVPLKESEGSKTGGTAGGSVSGGGSAPVSDIQKKIRRAERFGVPVQLSEQEKRNSRAERFGTGPSTNGSEASKQSEDLKRKARAERFGLSVPTTAADEEAKKKARLARFAQDSKPDTVEEEKRKARAIRFSNPPSSTSSQAPIAGKAGGGP
- the LOC107920028 gene encoding protein MODIFIER OF SNC1 11 isoform X2, which codes for MATTADKPLATARNSAAPSSVANSSAEPISKKTAEPALPSTDKLDPPSSDTSASEVPLKESEGSKTGGTAGGSVSGGGSAPVSDIQKKIRRAERFGVPVQLSEQEKRNSRAERFGTGPSTNGSEASKQSEDLKRKARAERFGLSVPTTAADEEAKKKARLARFAQDSKPDTVEEEKRKARAIRFSNPPSSTSSQVNGKGNIEPAPIAGKAGGGP